The following proteins are encoded in a genomic region of Gimesia algae:
- a CDS encoding alpha/beta hydrolase family protein: MNKFSKGLWLGLTLVMMTSTLSAAEPAVEIHKTKAGTVFATWGPLPDQPTPTLFILAGTMESTLGSPYFRQCGNQLAEAGYLLVSVDIPCHGKQHRPPEPTGLSGWAYRCEQGDDFVADNNRRLSQVLDELIAGGQTNADYVGVCGTSRGGYLALQFAANDPRIKGVAAFAPVTDLTVLNEFKSRAKNEMVQSLSMIRNSEKLAGRPVWIVIGDRDVRVGTDESIELARSITKAGLEKGGQSQVDLHVIAEPKGHTVPAGSTDLAANWFLKRVGTPDNPPAK, translated from the coding sequence ATGAACAAGTTCTCAAAAGGACTGTGGCTGGGATTGACTTTGGTAATGATGACGTCGACGCTGTCGGCAGCAGAACCAGCTGTTGAAATTCACAAAACAAAAGCGGGTACTGTGTTCGCGACCTGGGGACCACTGCCTGATCAACCCACGCCGACACTCTTCATTCTGGCGGGCACGATGGAGAGTACACTGGGCAGCCCCTATTTTCGACAGTGTGGAAACCAGCTGGCGGAAGCAGGTTATCTGCTGGTTTCGGTCGACATTCCCTGTCACGGCAAACAGCATCGACCTCCCGAGCCAACGGGTTTGAGTGGCTGGGCTTATCGTTGTGAGCAGGGGGATGACTTCGTCGCCGACAACAACCGACGGCTCAGTCAGGTGCTCGACGAACTGATTGCCGGCGGTCAGACCAATGCAGACTATGTCGGCGTGTGTGGCACATCGCGGGGCGGTTACCTGGCGTTGCAGTTTGCCGCCAACGATCCGCGTATAAAGGGAGTTGCCGCGTTTGCACCGGTGACAGATCTGACGGTCCTGAACGAATTCAAATCGCGGGCCAAAAATGAAATGGTGCAATCGCTGAGTATGATTCGAAATTCGGAAAAACTTGCGGGGCGTCCCGTCTGGATTGTCATCGGTGATCGTGATGTACGCGTCGGAACAGACGAATCCATTGAACTGGCCCGCAGTATTACCAAGGCCGGACTGGAGAAAGGGGGGCAGAGCCAGGTCGATCTGCATGTGATCGCAGAGCCAAAAGGGCACACGGTTCCTGCGGGCTCTACTGATCTGGCGGCGAACTGGTTTCTGAAACGAGTGGGTACACCTGATAACCCGCCAGCTAAATAA
- a CDS encoding FadR/GntR family transcriptional regulator, producing MSAEINYQITQSDELAERIRQRIQSERLADGAFFMTESDLAEEYHVSRTVAREAVSRLTAIGLLEGRKRIGLIVRRPDPLRLLQLGLPSLFDSEQDVSELSMLRYVVEMGAVDLAIRNGSDEQCQQLCELADEMALAIRSDQTEKIAERDIAFHSLLLQMTSSTLIAGMQRVLVNFFQSVYQEYQSDETTGERMIWEHQELAAAIQDRDSNRARTMMQMQSRNWLNQKKTT from the coding sequence ATGTCGGCCGAAATCAATTACCAGATTACCCAGTCTGACGAGCTGGCAGAGCGGATTCGACAGCGGATTCAGTCAGAACGTCTCGCGGACGGGGCGTTTTTTATGACCGAATCAGACCTGGCGGAAGAATACCATGTTTCGCGGACGGTGGCGCGGGAGGCGGTCAGTCGGCTGACGGCCATCGGCCTCCTGGAAGGCCGCAAGCGCATCGGTCTGATTGTGCGTCGTCCCGATCCACTGCGGCTGCTGCAGCTGGGCCTGCCTTCCCTGTTTGATTCGGAACAGGATGTTTCCGAGTTATCGATGTTGCGGTATGTGGTCGAGATGGGCGCCGTCGATCTGGCCATTCGTAATGGCAGCGATGAGCAATGTCAGCAACTCTGTGAACTGGCAGATGAGATGGCATTAGCAATTCGCAGTGATCAGACCGAGAAAATTGCCGAGCGGGACATCGCCTTTCACTCACTGTTGTTGCAGATGACATCCTCCACACTGATAGCCGGCATGCAGCGAGTGCTGGTCAATTTCTTTCAATCGGTGTATCAGGAATATCAGTCCGATGAAACCACGGGCGAACGAATGATCTGGGAACATCAGGAGCTGGCGGCTGCGATTCAGGATCGTGATTCCAATCGGGCCCGTACGATGATGCAGATGCAGTCACGTAACTGGTTGAATCAGAAAAAGACCACTTGA
- a CDS encoding RraA family protein: MISLPDLAALRRFDTPTICNAIELFEVRSRAAGYMNREIAACFPEFPPMVGYAVTTTFRSSAAADSSVDPGISARLISSFADLPGPAVVVFQDLDDPPAGATFGDGMCLTYKTFGAVGLITSGAARDIDNVRALDFPCFSHGIMSGHGYCHFEATGVPVEVGGLTIQPGDLLHGDCNGVVTIPHEIAAAVPYACEQYLKYEALVLDPLREGSADLARHQRAIQEMIARLNELKIELKTMIQS; this comes from the coding sequence ATGATTTCCCTTCCCGATCTGGCAGCATTACGTCGATTTGATACTCCCACGATCTGCAACGCGATTGAGCTGTTTGAAGTACGATCCCGGGCCGCGGGATATATGAATCGGGAGATTGCCGCCTGCTTTCCGGAATTCCCCCCGATGGTCGGTTACGCGGTCACCACTACCTTTCGTTCCTCAGCAGCAGCGGACAGTTCGGTCGATCCTGGAATCTCGGCCCGATTGATCAGTTCGTTCGCAGACTTACCCGGTCCGGCTGTGGTCGTCTTCCAGGATCTGGATGATCCCCCGGCAGGCGCGACGTTCGGTGATGGGATGTGTCTGACTTATAAGACATTTGGTGCAGTCGGCCTGATTACATCCGGTGCCGCCCGCGATATCGATAACGTCCGCGCCCTCGACTTCCCCTGCTTCAGTCATGGGATCATGAGCGGACACGGGTATTGCCACTTCGAAGCAACCGGCGTACCTGTCGAAGTGGGGGGACTCACCATCCAACCCGGCGATTTACTGCACGGCGACTGTAACGGCGTGGTCACGATTCCACATGAAATCGCCGCCGCTGTCCCTTATGCCTGCGAACAGTATCTCAAATATGAAGCGCTCGTACTTGATCCCCTGCGTGAAGGGTCGGCGGATCTGGCCCGGCATCAACGGGCAATCCAGGAAATGATCGCGCGACTCAACGAATTGAAAATCGAGCTGAAGACTATGATCCAGTCCTGA